A part of Variovorax sp. HW608 genomic DNA contains:
- a CDS encoding sulfite exporter TauE/SafE family protein, which yields MQTGLLGAGLLMGLAGGPHCVAMCGAACAGVIRIVRAPEGGAAALTGLGMHGQGATLAFHAGRMLSYAAAGAIAAVAMQGIGFTSDRIAAMRPFWVLLHVAVLVWGLSLAVLGRQPVWAHRAGRTLQARLRPLTGSPAGVLAAGALWVLMPCGLLYSALMLAALADGPVQGAMVMAGFAAGSGVSLAAAPWLWQRLGAGADVARKEWGSRVAGALLAAVAFHALWTDLGRQIELWCR from the coding sequence ATGCAGACCGGATTGCTCGGAGCGGGGCTCCTCATGGGGCTGGCCGGCGGGCCGCACTGCGTCGCGATGTGCGGCGCGGCCTGCGCTGGCGTCATCCGGATCGTGCGAGCGCCCGAAGGCGGTGCCGCTGCGCTGACCGGCCTGGGCATGCACGGGCAGGGGGCGACGCTGGCATTCCACGCAGGACGCATGCTGAGCTACGCCGCAGCCGGCGCGATCGCCGCGGTGGCCATGCAGGGCATCGGATTCACCAGCGACCGTATCGCGGCCATGCGGCCGTTCTGGGTGCTGCTGCATGTCGCGGTGCTCGTGTGGGGGCTGTCGCTCGCCGTGCTCGGCCGCCAGCCGGTCTGGGCCCATCGGGCCGGGCGCACGCTGCAGGCGCGGCTTCGGCCGCTGACCGGATCGCCGGCAGGCGTGCTGGCGGCGGGTGCGCTCTGGGTCCTGATGCCGTGCGGCCTGCTGTATTCTGCGCTGATGCTGGCGGCGCTGGCCGATGGCCCCGTCCAGGGTGCGATGGTGATGGCCGGTTTCGCAGCCGGGAGCGGCGTCTCGCTGGCCGCCGCACCCTGGCTCTGGCAACGGCTCGGCGCCGGAGCGGACGTGGCGCGCAAGGAGTGGGGGAGCCGGGTCGCCGGTGCGCTGCTGGCGGCCGTCGCCTTCCACGCGCTGTGGACCGATCTCGGCCGGCAGATCGAACTCTGGTGCCGCTGA
- the hemN gene encoding oxygen-independent coproporphyrinogen III oxidase, protein MNSFPAFATASPSLELPSPAVLRRFDVSGPRYTSYPTADRFVDAFTADDYIQALHQRSATGMHGRPLSLYVHLPFCESLCYYCACNKIVTRHKHWAVEYLDYLERELALQVAALGRGAVVSQVHLGGGTPTFLDDEGLGRLLAMLGREFTLSPEREQSIEIDPRTVDGARLERLARLGFNRLSFGVQDFDPDVQKAVHRIQPAAEVFDLMASARSLGFRSINIDLIYGLPKQSRASFDRTLAQVCDLRPDRIALYAYAHLPERFKPQRRIAAEDLPDAKTKVEMLSRAIAAFTAAGYVYIGMDHFALPDDPLAIAKRQGRLHRNFQGYSTQPDCDLVALGVSAIGRVGATYSQNAKTLEEYYDLVDQGRIPVVRGLALTRDDVLRRAVIMAIMCQGQVDFETISLAHLIDFKDHFAHELAALGPLAAQGLVRVSERDLEVTPTGWFFVRAIAMAFDRYLQADRNRSRFSRIV, encoded by the coding sequence ATGAACTCTTTCCCTGCATTCGCGACCGCTTCACCTTCCCTGGAGCTGCCGTCGCCTGCCGTACTGCGGCGTTTCGACGTCTCCGGTCCACGTTATACCTCCTACCCGACGGCCGATCGATTCGTGGATGCTTTCACGGCCGACGACTACATCCAGGCGCTGCACCAGCGCAGCGCCACCGGGATGCACGGGCGGCCGCTCTCGCTGTACGTGCACCTGCCGTTCTGCGAATCGCTCTGTTACTACTGCGCGTGCAACAAGATCGTCACCCGCCACAAGCACTGGGCGGTCGAATACCTCGACTACCTGGAGCGCGAGCTGGCGCTGCAGGTCGCTGCGCTGGGTCGGGGGGCGGTGGTCAGCCAGGTGCATCTGGGGGGCGGCACGCCGACCTTCCTCGACGACGAGGGCCTCGGCAGGCTGCTCGCGATGCTCGGGCGCGAATTCACGCTTTCGCCGGAGCGGGAACAATCCATCGAGATCGACCCGCGCACCGTGGACGGCGCCCGGCTCGAGCGGCTGGCCAGGCTCGGCTTCAACCGGCTGAGCTTCGGCGTGCAGGATTTCGACCCGGACGTGCAGAAGGCGGTGCACCGCATCCAGCCCGCGGCCGAGGTCTTCGACCTGATGGCGAGCGCGCGTTCGCTGGGATTCCGCTCGATCAACATCGATCTCATCTACGGGCTGCCCAAGCAGAGCCGGGCCTCTTTCGACCGCACGCTCGCGCAGGTGTGCGACCTGCGGCCGGACCGGATCGCGCTCTATGCCTATGCGCATCTGCCGGAGCGCTTCAAGCCGCAGCGGCGCATCGCGGCAGAGGATCTGCCGGACGCGAAGACCAAGGTCGAGATGCTGTCGCGGGCGATCGCCGCCTTCACCGCCGCCGGCTACGTCTACATCGGCATGGACCATTTCGCGCTGCCGGACGACCCGCTCGCGATCGCCAAGCGGCAGGGCCGCCTGCATCGCAATTTCCAGGGCTACAGCACACAGCCGGACTGCGACCTGGTGGCGCTGGGCGTTTCGGCCATCGGGCGCGTCGGCGCGACCTACAGCCAGAACGCCAAGACGCTCGAGGAGTACTACGACCTGGTCGACCAGGGCCGCATTCCGGTGGTGCGCGGTCTGGCGCTCACACGGGACGATGTGCTTCGCCGGGCGGTGATCATGGCCATCATGTGCCAGGGCCAAGTGGACTTCGAGACCATCAGCCTCGCGCACCTGATCGATTTCAAGGACCATTTCGCGCACGAGCTCGCCGCGCTCGGACCGCTGGCCGCGCAGGGACTGGTGCGCGTGAGCGAGCGCGACCTCGAAGTCACGCCCACCGGCTGGTTCTTCGTGCGCGCCATCGCGATGGCGTTCGATCGCTACCTGCAGGCCGATCGCAACCGGTCGCGCTTCTCGCGGATCGTCTGA
- the azu gene encoding azurin, whose product MKTTCAAALWLVLLGSASAATCDVEIEGNDAMQFNKSSIDVPQSCKQFTVKLKHAGKLPKAAMGHNWVLTTPTDAQGVAADGIAAGLDKNYLKAGDSRVIAFTPVVGGGESTSVTFDTSKLKADQSYMYICSFPGHSALMKGTLKLVK is encoded by the coding sequence ATGAAAACAACGTGCGCCGCGGCGCTCTGGCTCGTATTGCTCGGCTCGGCATCGGCCGCCACCTGCGATGTGGAGATCGAGGGCAATGACGCGATGCAGTTCAACAAGAGCAGCATCGACGTGCCGCAGAGCTGCAAGCAGTTCACGGTGAAGCTCAAGCACGCCGGCAAGCTGCCGAAGGCGGCCATGGGCCACAACTGGGTACTGACGACCCCGACCGATGCGCAGGGCGTCGCAGCCGATGGCATCGCGGCCGGTCTCGACAAGAACTACCTCAAAGCCGGTGATTCGCGCGTGATCGCCTTCACGCCGGTCGTCGGCGGCGGCGAATCGACGTCGGTGACTTTCGACACCAGCAAGCTCAAGGCAGACCAGAGCTACATGTACATCTGCTCGTTCCCGGGCCACTCGGCGCTGATGAAAGGCACGCTGAAGCTCGTCAAGTGA
- a CDS encoding RDD family protein: MPSAPSGNSGSLRPPADDTLAAPLMAPGLWRRMACWLYEGMLLFAVVFIAGWLFSTLGQMRSGMDSRRHLLQAFLFVVFGVYFVWFWAHGQTLAMKTWGIRVVDRHGRALTQGRALLRYLLSWVWFLPPLAAISPFGLGAGESVVLVLGWVAVWALLARFQPERQFWHDVWAGTRLVVSKPLSRR, translated from the coding sequence ATGCCTTCCGCGCCTTCCGGCAACTCCGGTTCTCTTCGTCCGCCCGCCGACGACACGCTAGCTGCGCCCCTGATGGCGCCCGGACTGTGGCGCCGCATGGCCTGCTGGCTCTACGAGGGCATGCTGCTTTTCGCCGTCGTATTCATCGCCGGCTGGCTTTTCAGCACCCTGGGCCAGATGCGAAGCGGCATGGATTCGCGGCGGCATCTGCTTCAGGCGTTTCTGTTCGTCGTCTTCGGCGTCTATTTCGTCTGGTTCTGGGCCCATGGGCAGACGCTGGCGATGAAGACCTGGGGCATCCGGGTCGTCGACCGGCATGGCCGCGCACTGACCCAGGGTCGGGCGCTGCTGCGCTATCTGCTGAGCTGGGTCTGGTTCCTGCCGCCGCTGGCGGCAATCTCGCCGTTCGGGCTCGGTGCGGGCGAATCGGTGGTGCTGGTCCTTGGCTGGGTCGCCGTGTGGGCGCTGCTGGCGCGTTTTCAGCCCGAGCGCCAGTTCTGGCATGACGTGTGGGCCGGCACCCGGCTGGTCGTGTCGAAGCCGCTCAGCAGACGATGA
- a CDS encoding FixH family protein: MNATNKNDAVTSQPWWRYPLLWMVLAGPAVVVVASFVTLWLAMRSPDPVVAEDYYRQGIEINKTLADKKLMPALSGRNHAATPADDVR; the protein is encoded by the coding sequence ATGAACGCAACGAACAAGAACGATGCAGTCACCAGCCAACCCTGGTGGCGCTACCCGCTGCTGTGGATGGTCCTGGCCGGTCCGGCGGTGGTGGTGGTCGCGAGCTTCGTCACGCTGTGGCTGGCCATGCGCTCGCCGGACCCGGTCGTCGCCGAGGACTACTATCGGCAGGGCATCGAAATCAACAAGACCCTGGCCGACAAGAAGCTGATGCCGGCCTTGAGCGGCCGCAACCATGCCGCGACGCCGGCGGACGATGTGCGGTGA
- a CDS encoding winged helix-turn-helix domain-containing protein produces MKSLIVGDKATVMRLAERLKQADSHAQYQRIQCVLIRATLGSSAAQIAQLLGWSTTTVHVMHSRWAKEGDAIFDLRGRGGRHHQHLSAEQEQELLAPFVERAQAGGMLTVAEIQQAYQKQLGKAVAPSTIYRLLDRHGWRKVVPRPRHPKADVAAQAAFKKTPPPGTPRGRAPG; encoded by the coding sequence ATGAAGAGTCTGATCGTTGGGGATAAGGCGACCGTGATGCGCTTGGCAGAACGGCTCAAGCAAGCCGACAGCCATGCGCAGTACCAGCGCATCCAGTGCGTGCTGATCAGGGCCACGCTGGGCAGCTCGGCCGCGCAGATTGCACAGTTGCTGGGTTGGTCAACCACCACCGTGCATGTGATGCACTCTCGATGGGCCAAGGAAGGTGATGCCATCTTCGATCTTCGAGGCCGCGGTGGCAGACACCACCAGCATTTGAGCGCCGAACAGGAGCAGGAGTTGCTGGCACCCTTCGTCGAACGCGCACAGGCAGGCGGGATGTTGACGGTAGCTGAGATCCAGCAGGCCTACCAGAAGCAACTCGGCAAGGCGGTGGCGCCCTCGACGATCTATCGGCTGCTCGACCGTCACGGCTGGCGCAAGGTCGTGCCCCGGCCCCGGCATCCCAAGGCGGACGTCGCGGCACAGGCCGCCTTTAAAAAAACTCCGCCGCCAGGTACGCCAAGAGGTCGTGCGCCAGGCTGA
- a CDS encoding TIGR00730 family Rossman fold protein, with protein MTPSFSICVYCGSRLGEHAEFVQVAQAVGRWIGERGGQLVYGGGRTGLMGTIAEATRAAGGRVVGIIPKALVDKELANRQSDELHVVDTMHERKAMMGERADAFLALPGGIGTLEELFEIWTWRQLGYHDKPVGILNVGGYYDALLGFLAHSVREGFMGEWQMELVRSGNEAPALLQALIEEAGRHPRGDKLAEVL; from the coding sequence ATGACTCCTTCTTTTTCGATTTGTGTGTATTGCGGCTCCCGGCTCGGCGAGCACGCTGAATTCGTCCAGGTGGCGCAGGCGGTCGGCCGGTGGATCGGCGAACGCGGCGGGCAACTGGTCTACGGCGGCGGCCGCACCGGCCTGATGGGAACCATCGCCGAAGCCACCCGCGCGGCCGGCGGCCGCGTGGTCGGCATCATTCCGAAGGCGCTGGTCGACAAGGAACTCGCCAATCGCCAGAGCGACGAACTCCACGTCGTCGACACCATGCACGAGCGCAAAGCCATGATGGGCGAACGCGCCGACGCCTTCCTGGCCCTTCCGGGCGGCATCGGCACCCTGGAGGAACTGTTCGAGATCTGGACCTGGCGCCAGCTCGGCTACCACGACAAGCCGGTCGGCATCCTGAACGTCGGGGGCTACTACGACGCCCTGCTCGGCTTCCTGGCGCACAGCGTGCGCGAAGGCTTCATGGGCGAGTGGCAGATGGAACTCGTGCGCTCCGGCAACGAGGCACCCGCCTTGCTCCAAGCCCTCATCGAGGAAGCCGGCCGCCACCCCCGAGGCGACAAGCTGGCCGAAGTCCTCTAG
- a CDS encoding P-II family nitrogen regulator, translating into MKQITAILKPFKLDDVREALAEVGVTGLTVTEVKGFGRQKGHTELYRGAEYVVDFLPKMKVEVVVNENDVDRCVDAIVSAARTGKIGDGKIFVTNVERVVRIRTGEEDEAAV; encoded by the coding sequence ATGAAGCAAATCACAGCCATCCTCAAACCGTTCAAGCTCGATGATGTGCGCGAGGCCCTGGCCGAGGTGGGCGTCACCGGCCTCACCGTGACCGAAGTCAAGGGCTTCGGCCGCCAGAAGGGCCACACCGAACTCTACCGGGGTGCCGAGTATGTCGTGGACTTCCTGCCGAAGATGAAGGTCGAGGTCGTGGTCAACGAGAACGACGTCGACCGTTGTGTCGACGCGATCGTCAGCGCGGCGCGCACCGGCAAGATCGGCGACGGCAAGATCTTCGTGACGAATGTCGAGCGGGTCGTTCGCATCCGAACCGGCGAAGAAGACGAAGCGGCGGTTTGA
- a CDS encoding hemerythrin domain-containing protein, whose amino-acid sequence MTHASLRIIRDEHSALSAMLRSIVLLLAEHRAKRTLPDFAALRAMLFYVDEFPEKRHHRKESELLFPKLRARTPISRELLDRLDDDHARGERKIREVEHALLAFEMIGEPRRKAFEQAVERYVEFYLSHMALEEREILPLAEKVLTEDDWAELDEAFNANRDPLTGCEPEPDYEALFRRIVNAVPAPIGLGAQR is encoded by the coding sequence ATGACACACGCTTCCCTGCGGATCATTCGCGATGAACACTCGGCCCTTTCGGCCATGCTGCGGTCCATCGTTCTCTTGCTGGCAGAGCATCGCGCGAAGCGCACGCTGCCCGACTTCGCGGCGCTGCGCGCGATGCTCTTCTACGTCGACGAATTTCCCGAGAAGCGGCATCACCGCAAGGAATCCGAGCTCTTGTTCCCGAAGCTGCGCGCGCGCACGCCGATCTCGCGCGAGCTGCTCGACCGGCTGGATGACGATCACGCGCGCGGCGAGCGCAAGATTCGCGAGGTGGAGCATGCGCTCCTCGCCTTCGAGATGATCGGCGAGCCGCGCCGCAAGGCCTTCGAGCAGGCCGTCGAGCGCTACGTCGAGTTCTACCTGTCACATATGGCGCTGGAAGAAAGGGAGATCCTTCCGCTTGCCGAGAAGGTGCTCACCGAGGATGACTGGGCAGAGCTCGACGAGGCGTTCAACGCGAATCGCGACCCGTTGACGGGCTGCGAACCCGAGCCCGACTACGAGGCGCTCTTCAGGCGCATCGTCAACGCGGTGCCGGCGCCGATCGGACTGGGCGCGCAGCGCTGA
- the ccoP gene encoding cytochrome-c oxidase, cbb3-type subunit III: MSDFIHDFWSHYIAIATIGGILACLLLLWITARSRTPASADNTTGHVWDEDLREMNNPMPRWWMGLFVLTIVFGLGYLFVFPGLGSYKGRLEWSTDGEYAKDLAKANRDLEPVYAAYTALPVEKVAADPGAIAIGERLFLNNCAQCHGSDARGGKGFPNLTDNDWLHGGTPEKIKESITLGRIGVMPPMAEAVGTPEDVKNLANYVLSLSGSPHDSVRAGLGKSKFTVCASCHGIGGVGNTAVGAPNLTDQIWLHGYGLEAIMQMINSGKTNQMPAQQGRLTEAQIHVLTAYVWGLSNGKAPAAGSP, translated from the coding sequence ATGAGCGACTTCATTCACGATTTCTGGTCGCACTACATCGCGATCGCCACCATTGGCGGCATCCTGGCCTGCCTGCTGCTCCTGTGGATCACGGCGCGCAGCAGGACCCCGGCCAGTGCGGACAACACCACCGGCCACGTCTGGGACGAGGACCTGCGCGAGATGAACAACCCGATGCCGCGCTGGTGGATGGGCCTGTTCGTGCTCACCATCGTGTTCGGGCTGGGCTACCTCTTCGTCTTCCCGGGGCTGGGCAGCTACAAGGGCCGGCTCGAGTGGAGCACCGACGGCGAGTACGCCAAGGACCTCGCGAAGGCCAACCGCGATCTCGAACCGGTCTATGCCGCCTACACCGCACTGCCGGTGGAGAAGGTGGCGGCCGATCCGGGCGCGATCGCGATCGGCGAGCGCCTCTTCCTCAACAACTGCGCGCAGTGCCATGGCTCCGATGCGCGCGGCGGCAAGGGCTTTCCGAACCTCACCGACAACGACTGGCTGCACGGCGGCACGCCGGAGAAGATCAAGGAGTCGATCACCCTCGGCCGCATCGGCGTGATGCCGCCGATGGCCGAAGCCGTCGGCACGCCTGAGGACGTGAAGAACCTTGCCAACTACGTGCTGAGCCTCTCTGGCAGCCCGCACGACTCGGTGCGTGCGGGGCTGGGCAAGAGCAAGTTCACTGTCTGCGCGTCGTGCCACGGCATCGGCGGCGTCGGCAACACCGCGGTGGGTGCGCCGAACCTCACGGACCAGATCTGGCTGCACGGCTACGGGCTGGAGGCCATCATGCAGATGATCAACTCCGGCAAGACCAACCAGATGCCGGCGCAGCAGGGGCGCCTGACCGAGGCTCAGATCCACGTGCTGACCGCTTACGTGTGGGGCCTGTCGAACGGCAAGGCGCCGGCGGCCGGCTCACCTTGA
- the ccoG gene encoding cytochrome c oxidase accessory protein CcoG → MRDSASPPPSSAPRRVIPIAAAEKSVGLYEAHKKVYPRSIDGVFARWRWVMVFVTQLVFYGMPWLEWGQRQAVLFDLATRRFYIFGLVLYPQDLIYLTGLLVISALSLFLFTAVAGRLWCGYTCPQTVYAEIFLWIEQKIEGNRAARMRLDDGELSIEKLVKKWFKHVVWLGIAVWTGFTFVGYFTPIRDLGLDFLQTRMSGWEVFWVLFYAFATYGNAGFMREQVCKYMCPYARFQSAMFDRDTLIVSYDTERGEPRGVRAKGADARALGQGDCIDCSLCVQVCPTGIDIRQGLQYECIGCGLCVDACNTVMDKLASPRGLIRYATQNSMAGHWSSRQMLRRVLRPRVLIYSGVLVALCIGLLASLVIRTPLKVDVVRDRGTLARIAEGGRIENVYRLQIMNATEKTQHYRIEARGLDGLRASPEQPVEVGPAQSRWVAVRLQLPYGGAEPGSHPVYFDVRAAEGGAQVSEKATFMVPR, encoded by the coding sequence GTGCGGGATTCCGCTTCGCCGCCACCAAGCAGCGCGCCGCGCCGCGTGATCCCGATCGCGGCGGCCGAGAAGAGCGTGGGCCTGTACGAGGCGCACAAGAAGGTCTACCCACGCTCCATCGACGGCGTCTTCGCGCGCTGGCGCTGGGTCATGGTGTTCGTCACCCAACTGGTGTTCTACGGCATGCCGTGGCTCGAGTGGGGGCAGCGGCAGGCGGTGCTCTTCGACCTGGCCACGCGGCGCTTCTACATCTTCGGGCTGGTGCTCTATCCGCAGGACCTGATCTACCTGACGGGGCTCTTGGTCATCTCGGCGCTCTCGCTCTTCCTCTTCACCGCGGTGGCGGGGCGCCTGTGGTGCGGCTATACCTGTCCGCAGACGGTCTATGCGGAGATCTTCCTGTGGATCGAGCAGAAGATCGAAGGCAACCGCGCCGCGCGCATGCGGCTGGACGACGGCGAGCTCTCGATCGAGAAGCTGGTCAAGAAGTGGTTCAAGCACGTGGTGTGGCTCGGCATCGCGGTGTGGACCGGCTTCACTTTCGTCGGCTACTTCACGCCGATACGCGATCTCGGCCTGGACTTCCTGCAGACGCGCATGAGCGGCTGGGAAGTCTTCTGGGTGCTGTTCTACGCCTTCGCGACCTATGGCAATGCGGGCTTCATGCGCGAGCAGGTCTGCAAGTACATGTGCCCGTACGCGCGCTTCCAGAGCGCGATGTTCGACCGCGACACGCTGATCGTGAGCTACGACACCGAGCGCGGCGAGCCTCGCGGCGTGCGGGCCAAGGGCGCGGATGCGCGGGCGCTGGGGCAGGGCGACTGCATCGACTGCTCGCTGTGCGTGCAGGTGTGTCCGACCGGCATCGACATCCGGCAGGGCCTGCAGTACGAGTGCATCGGCTGCGGCCTGTGCGTGGACGCCTGCAACACGGTGATGGACAAGCTCGCCTCGCCGCGCGGCCTGATCCGCTACGCCACGCAGAACAGCATGGCGGGGCACTGGTCATCGCGGCAGATGTTGCGCCGCGTGCTGCGGCCGCGGGTGCTGATCTACAGCGGCGTCCTGGTCGCGCTGTGCATCGGCCTGCTGGCCAGCCTGGTGATCCGCACGCCGCTCAAGGTGGACGTGGTGCGCGATCGCGGCACGCTGGCGCGCATCGCCGAAGGCGGCCGGATCGAGAACGTGTACCGCCTGCAGATCATGAACGCGACCGAAAAGACGCAGCACTACCGCATCGAGGCTCGCGGTCTCGACGGACTGCGCGCGTCGCCCGAACAGCCTGTGGAAGTGGGGCCTGCGCAGTCGCGCTGGGTCGCGGTGCGCCTCCAACTGCCGTATGGCGGCGCGGAGCCGGGTTCGCACCCGGTGTATTTCGACGTCCGCGCCGCCGAGGGCGGGGCGCAGGTTTCGGAGAAGGCGACCTTCATGGTGCCCCGTTGA
- the fnr gene encoding fumarate/nitrate reduction transcriptional regulator Fnr → MRINTRGHARLQNQQHTRRTSMKIENIKVACSSCNLRELCMPVGLDPSELQRIDDIVAKRRKVRRREMLFRNGDRFTSLYAIRTGVFKTRVASQDGRDQVTGFQMAGEIIGLDGIVNDQHTCDAVALEDSEVCVMPFDRIEELSREVTALQRHVHQIMSREIVREHGVMMLLGSMRAEERLAAFLLNLAQRLHARGFSRSELVLRMTREEIGSYLGLKLETVSRTLSKFMEEGLIEVQQRNLRIVDAEGLRRLITPAAC, encoded by the coding sequence ATGCGGATCAACACCCGCGGCCACGCCCGGCTTCAGAATCAACAACATACTCGACGTACATCAATGAAAATCGAAAACATCAAGGTTGCCTGCTCGAGCTGCAACCTGCGGGAGCTCTGCATGCCGGTAGGGCTGGATCCCTCCGAGCTCCAACGCATCGACGACATCGTGGCCAAACGGCGCAAGGTCCGCCGCCGCGAGATGCTCTTTCGCAACGGCGATCGCTTCACCTCGCTCTACGCGATCCGCACCGGCGTCTTCAAGACCCGGGTGGCGAGCCAGGACGGCCGCGACCAGGTAACGGGCTTCCAGATGGCCGGCGAGATCATCGGCCTCGACGGCATCGTCAACGACCAGCACACCTGCGACGCGGTGGCGCTGGAGGATTCCGAAGTCTGCGTGATGCCCTTCGACCGCATCGAGGAGCTTTCGCGCGAGGTGACCGCGCTGCAACGGCACGTGCACCAGATCATGAGCCGCGAGATCGTGCGCGAGCACGGCGTGATGATGCTGCTGGGCAGCATGCGCGCCGAAGAGCGCCTCGCGGCCTTCCTCCTCAATCTCGCGCAGCGCCTGCATGCGCGCGGCTTCTCGCGCTCCGAACTCGTGCTGCGCATGACGCGCGAGGAGATCGGCAGCTACCTCGGGCTCAAGCTCGAAACCGTGAGCCGCACCCTCTCCAAGTTCATGGAAGAGGGGCTCATCGAGGTCCAGCAGCGCAACCTGCGCATCGTCGATGCCGAGGGCCTGCGCCGGCTCATCACGCCGGCCGCCTGCTGA
- a CDS encoding GNAT family N-acetyltransferase, which produces MSEPVIRIHRSVAEIDAAAWDGLLAAQAAPSPFMRHAYLNALDASGSASPDTGWAPHFVTLWQDQRLMAACPLYVKDHSYGEYVFDWAWANAYQQHGLHYYPKAVVAVPFTPVPGTRVLARDAQSRALLVRALVAWCEQAEVSSLHLLFGADDDVAACEDAGLMLRHTVQFHWTNENWSDFDAFLAGLAHDKRKKIRQERRKVQGAGVRFRWARGADISNADWDFFYRCYARTYREHGNPPYLNRDFFHRMAATMPEAWLLFIAERAGKPIASSLIALSAGVAGDNASDHPLLAYGRYWGAVERVDCLHFEACYYQPLQWCIEHGVQRFEGGAQGEHKMARALMPVKTTSAHWLAHPAFADAVERFLAREDAGIQNYMDHLGERSPFRHED; this is translated from the coding sequence TTGAGCGAACCGGTCATCCGCATCCACCGCTCGGTCGCCGAGATCGACGCCGCCGCCTGGGACGGGCTGCTCGCCGCGCAGGCCGCGCCGTCCCCCTTCATGCGCCACGCCTATCTGAACGCGCTCGACGCCAGCGGCAGCGCATCGCCGGACACCGGCTGGGCGCCGCACTTCGTGACGCTGTGGCAGGACCAACGGCTCATGGCCGCCTGTCCGCTCTATGTCAAGGACCATTCCTACGGCGAATACGTCTTCGACTGGGCCTGGGCCAATGCCTACCAGCAGCACGGACTGCACTACTACCCCAAGGCGGTCGTCGCGGTGCCGTTCACCCCCGTACCCGGAACGCGCGTGCTCGCTCGCGATGCGCAAAGCCGTGCGCTGCTGGTGCGCGCACTGGTCGCCTGGTGCGAACAGGCGGAGGTTTCTTCGCTGCACCTGCTCTTCGGCGCCGACGACGACGTCGCGGCCTGCGAGGATGCCGGGCTCATGCTTCGCCACACGGTCCAGTTCCACTGGACCAACGAGAACTGGAGCGATTTCGACGCCTTCCTCGCCGGCCTCGCGCACGACAAGCGCAAGAAGATCCGCCAGGAACGCCGAAAGGTTCAGGGCGCGGGCGTGCGCTTCCGCTGGGCGCGCGGCGCGGACATCTCCAATGCGGACTGGGATTTCTTCTACCGCTGCTACGCGCGCACCTACCGCGAGCACGGCAATCCGCCGTACCTGAACCGCGATTTCTTCCACCGCATGGCGGCGACGATGCCGGAAGCGTGGCTGCTCTTCATTGCCGAGCGCGCGGGCAAGCCGATCGCATCGAGCCTGATTGCGCTTTCAGCCGGCGTGGCCGGCGACAACGCCTCCGACCACCCGCTGCTGGCCTACGGCCGCTACTGGGGCGCGGTCGAGCGCGTGGACTGCCTGCATTTCGAGGCCTGCTACTACCAGCCCCTGCAGTGGTGCATCGAACACGGCGTGCAGCGCTTCGAGGGTGGTGCGCAAGGCGAGCACAAGATGGCGCGCGCCCTGATGCCGGTCAAGACCACCAGCGCCCATTGGCTCGCCCATCCCGCATTTGCGGATGCGGTCGAGCGTTTCCTCGCGCGCGAAGACGCCGGCATCCAGAACTACATGGACCACCTCGGGGAACGCAGCCCCTTCCGCCACGAGGACTGA
- a CDS encoding IS630 family transposase yields MPRRTSRHRPPLKKLRRQVRQEVVRQAEQGRAVRLMFQDEGRFGLLGTPRRCWAPHRIRPVVGARLERKYIYAFSAVSPHDGVMDSLVLPWVNAETMSLFLAEVAQRHVEEFIVMVMDQAGWHLAGQLAVPDHMRLIYLPPYSPELNPAEHLWEAIREDCFANHVFANLDAVERALTTGLVALESDHERTRSMTGFDWITSISLNAT; encoded by the coding sequence ATCCCAAGGCGGACGTCGCGGCACAGGCCGCCTTTAAAAAAACTCCGCCGCCAGGTACGCCAAGAGGTCGTGCGCCAGGCTGAACAAGGTCGCGCGGTGCGGCTGATGTTCCAGGACGAGGGGCGATTCGGATTGCTGGGCACGCCGCGTCGCTGCTGGGCGCCACACCGCATTCGACCTGTCGTCGGCGCTCGCCTGGAGCGCAAGTACATCTATGCCTTCAGTGCCGTCAGCCCACACGACGGCGTGATGGACAGCCTCGTGCTGCCCTGGGTGAACGCCGAGACCATGTCGCTATTCCTGGCCGAGGTCGCCCAGCGCCATGTCGAGGAATTCATCGTGATGGTCATGGACCAGGCGGGCTGGCATCTGGCAGGTCAACTCGCGGTCCCGGATCACATGCGACTGATCTACCTGCCTCCGTACAGCCCCGAACTCAACCCGGCCGAGCATCTGTGGGAGGCGATTCGCGAGGACTGCTTTGCCAACCATGTCTTCGCCAACCTCGACGCCGTCGAACGCGCCCTCACGACAGGGCTGGTGGCGCTCGAATCAGATCACGAGAGAACCCGATCGATGACCGGTTTCGATTGGATAACTTCTATATCTTTGAACGCAACTTAG